A window of the Besnoitia besnoiti strain Bb-Ger1 chromosome VI, whole genome shotgun sequence genome harbors these coding sequences:
- a CDS encoding hypothetical protein (encoded by transcript BESB_064720), whose protein sequence is MAGRRWIGRKLSSKALEVFAPGAEEISLVLSIRLLPSSQHPERCVAVELLAQSSPLRLSAESPQRVVVPAHLGCFILYVFEASSENLEHNTGNRNSDSDTLFIGCIAKDCPSNRSLERGRQWKASGGGMPASQRAERFDATGGGGSSGEVAPQPVAVPRLATQSDRQLLVVAGILNVLVPVGTGALLCGLATGKRQLVVAGVCQIVTSLIFVGIVWSIVTGVLMIISGSELFDTPHSPQTRRSEQRGTAQSLSNRESPAQKTADLERGPAEGAEAPPSTSFTPELEGAKGSGLPVVNPCQHQSCSEPQDATPQRAKASQSAVGCPLAQISLCKATHASAKRRRFSCLRTTPAFQTRPTTARAHPQP, encoded by the exons ATGGCGGGCCGGAGATGGATAGGAAGGAAACTTTCTAGCAAAGCTCTGGAAGTGTTCGCACCCGGAGCCGAGGAAATTTCGCTTGTCCTCAGCATCCGCCTTCTTCCCAGCTCTCAGCATCCGGAGCGGTGTGTCGCAGTGGAGCT ACTAGCGCAGAGTTcccctctgcggctctctgcagAATCACCTCAAAGGGTCGTAGTTCCTGCGCATTTAGGGTGCTTCATCTTGTACGTGTTTGAGGCTTCCAGCGAAAACTTA GAACACAACACAGGCAATAGGAATTCAGACTCAGACACTCTGTTTATAGGCTGTATCGCGAAGGACTGTCCTTCGAATCGGAGTCTAGAGCGCGGACGGCAGTGGAAAGCCTCGGGGGGCGGGATGCCAGCGAGTCAGCGCGCCGAACGATTCGATGCGAcagggggcggaggcagtTCGGGTGAAGTCGCTCCGCAACCGGTCGCG GTGCCTCGCCTGGCGACCCAGAGCGATCGTCAGTTGCTTGTCGTGGCGGGAATCCTTAACGTACTCGTTCCGGTGGGCACCGGGGCGCTGCTGTGTGGGCTCGCCACGGGCAAGCGCCAGCTGGTCGTTGCAGGCGTCTGTCAGATCGTTACCTCCCTAATTTTCGTCGGCATCGTCTGGTCTATCGTCACAGGCGTTCTGATGATCATCAGCGGCTCCGAGCTGTTTGACACGCCGCACTCGCCACAgactcgccgcagcgaacAGCGAGGCACTGCACAATCACTATCAAACCGCGAGTCGCCTGCGCAAAAAACTGCAGACCTCGAGCGCGGTCCCGCAGAAGGggcggaagcgccgccttccaCGTCTTTCACGCCCGAGTTAGAGGGGGCGAAAGGCAGCGGGCTGCCAGTTGTGAACCCCTGTCAGCACCAGAGCTGCTCAGAGCCGCAGGACGCTACTCCCCAGCGAGCGAAGGCCTCGCAGAGCGCAGTTGGCTGCCCCCTCGCACAAATCTCGCTATGCAAAGCGACGCATGCTTctgcgaagagaaggagatTCTCGTGTTTGAGAACGACTCCGGCCTTCCAGACTCGCCCTACGACCGCTCGGGCACATCCCCAGCCCTAG
- a CDS encoding hypothetical protein (encoded by transcript BESB_064710), translating to MEAPESSPFAASARSESLSAGGGWASRSQSSSLHSSFDSHDGPGASAPVRLNVHSASVPRTETLPPESPACREARGLVDLSPSARVSSPPPASGRALPLSPASVRTVSFRLPSPHTGSPQASSPLGSPLSARSSGLLAPVSLASAAPAPPPASPCEAAWQHPEPTLQALLAPRSPSSSASSSSAPPPLSAPGSPSAGFGSFFSPSALQRAAELRPEETSSPILVRELSQTSHASDGSSGGPACCCASVCRGYRAPTKWEVHTCFSCALLAFAYVLFCVSHTFLALALCAVAAVSLFLVRGEKNAFSMHLLFVLVVGLFALSTAWTVREGRAMERAALLQRQELLLARHATLHFSRTENNLTLARSEFAGGEGEAGGEGEGDAMRGDQARLAQAPRLAAGGSRNLQSFKDEVTLRNQSYDRTLGTSIAVVSFLFLVFLASFMVAGYLGYLPFYFFVYQNTTAALFSFRGFYAALLCGFTPATCFLLFCLKSYLAAFALLPAVAVAFALFVHAQIAPFKRARRPRRQPSHSPAASFSGFQLTNVHSPTARAWNREQYSALEGKFEKQLQKRKRNLLICVLNEALLIVCIVVAVALLGLVTADKVKARGDTRPPEEDLVAPPSPFAKSDTESSDSSEGKSGVESHRDDIRLALLVCEEVVLALSLLLLLPRFVLLCVRYHKAKDDVREEEFDAALGSGKPRRSASAMLLLGAPCAADAPGSDGQSKRSWGGNAAGGLDMEEGNRPQTLLEEDQDDVEVELVGRYEVRQNRNNDGFEFRYVYSVKLVTLSEREQVFRLRLGAVPVPPPKELWTNAQIRLASPPAKRLVRSLTALPVPEALSEIDEQEKKILSVLPSTAATVLSARSWNDSHAFLPDRASTLLGKHSLQSEAICLPFDNHQSYWAQESHYKARPSTLRGFSHFASLTSTSPHPYSGSPVPPSQSHAWRDAGGKEERLALLDGSHSGISGSPSISSATADEAAAAPPRGAEEAHESTSEDASREAEQGEKEVEDGPDGDASCSRKRKRFRAGSTSCALSPSGATGTLAEHIEGERAEEGDETETSPVGETEEAPSRHQLHALPLCRDDLPRLHSTASDSPCFSFTLVSPRRVRDDETAGLEEEVLTVSSSSVDDQERELSLGFLVSPRDESPDVDEDLALGGVADAEKPSAVDIFLRQFELEARKAQRDCATRHSSVGSVFGAPEPRGVDAAASPLPALDACSSGHAEETLPAPLSPSSASVFAPVPQTDEESTRTSISLGVPAEEKKEEQQRAEPERKPRVAAGASDSRGRSPHADRERGRRPLSLASLGRKAKADAARRRARSLSRDAVSRPLSSPSAAAGTSSLATRVIAQVRAEQLARESQQESTGAARRRSVSAEGGDLPLRAASRPGTNHAAYEEAFRRILEGCAIAVEEDDWAFARGVAELPTRTKTLQEDAFQLKPGAEPSHDDTSRGHLALLSPAPDAASPPSLSPVGGSPRDEESTAKADEEVRQVGAAKGLRDSRQNAEKGKNSPLAPPSSPLGRRSVASSALFTFGARSRSLSDDSLGASAPPRLDSPPLSPLDFQLP from the exons ATGGAGGCGCCGGAGTCTTCTCCGTTCGCAGCCTCGGCCAGGTCTGAGAGCCTCAGCGCGGGAGGGGGCTGggcctcgcggtcgcagaGCTCCTCTCTGCACTCTTCTTTCGACTCTCACGACGGCCCTGGGGCTTCGGCGCCTGTCCGCCTCAACGTCCATTCCGCTTCGGTTCCGCGCACAGAGACTCTCCCCCCGGAGTCGCCTGCTtgccgcgaggcccgcggcctcgtcgacctctcgccctcggcacgcgtctcgtcgccgccgcccgcctcgggACGTGCcctgccgctgtcgcctgcctctgtgcGCACGGTGAGTTTCCGGCTTCCGTCTCCGCACACAGGGTCTCCAcaggcgtcttcgccgctcgggtcgccgctgtcggcgAGATCCAGCGGGCTGCTTGCCCCTGTCTCCCTGGCctcggccgcgcctgcgccgccaccggcGTCGCCTTGTGAGGCGGCGTGGCAGCACCCAGAACCGACtttgcaggcgctgctggcgccgcgctctccgtcgtcttctgcgtcctcctcctccgcgccgccgcccctgtCTGCACCCggctcgccgagcgccgGGTTTGGGTCattcttctcgccctctgcgttgCAGCGGGCGGCCGAGTTGCGCCCAGAGGAGACCTCGTCCCCGATCCTCGTTCGCGAGCTTTCGCAGACCAGCCATGCGTCGGACGGCTCGAGCGGCGGGcctgcgtgctgctgcgcctcggtGTGCAGGGGCTACCGCGCGCCGACAAAGTGGGAGGTTCACACCTGCTTCTcctgcgctctcctcgcgttcGCCTACGTGCTGTTTTGCGTCAGCCACACGTTCTTGGCACTCGCTCTCtgtgccgtcgccgcggtctcGCTGTTCCTGGTCAGAGGCGAGAAAAATGCCTTCTCGATGCaccttctcttcgtcctcgttgTCGGCCTCTTTGCGCTCTCCACGGCGTGGACAGTCAGAGAGGGGCGGGCGATGGAGAGAGCCGCACTTCTCCAGCGCCaggagctcctcctcgcccgccacgcGACCCTTCACTTCTCCAGGACGGAGAACAACTTGACGCTTGCGAGAAGCGAgttcgccggcggagagggcgaggctggaggcgagggggagggcgacgcgatgCGGGGAGACCAAGCGAGACTTGCCCAGGCGCCGAGACTCGCCGCCGGGGGCAGCAGGAACTTGCAGTCGTTCAAGGACGAGGTGACCTTGCGAAATCAGTCCTACGACAGAACGCTTG GCACGTCCATCGCAGTTGTCAGTTTCCTCTTCCTGGTTTTTCTCGCGAGCTTCATGGTGGCGGGGTACCTGGGCTACCTCCCGTTTTACTTTTTCGTGTATCAGAACACGACTGCGGCGCTCTTTTCGTTCCGCGGCTTCTACGCCGCGCTGTTATGCGGGTTCACCCCCGCCAcgtgcttcctcctcttttgCCTAAAGTCCTACTTGGCTGCCTTTGCGCTCCTGccggcggtcgccgtcgcgttTGCGCTCTTCGTCCACGCTCAGATCGCACCTTTCAAGCGcgccaggcggccgcggcgccagccgtcccactcgcctgcggcctcgttCTCGGGGTTCCAGCTCACAAACGTGCACTCGCCGACAGCCAGAGCCTGGAACCGCGAGCAGTACTCGGCCCTCGAGGGGAAATttgagaagcagctgcagaagagaaagcgaaactTGCTGATTTGCGTTCTAAACGAAGCATTGCTCATTGTGTgcatcgtcgtcgccgtcgccctgctGGGGCTGGTCACTGCAGACAAAGTCAAGGCACGGGGAGACACACGACCACCTGAGGAAGACCtggtcgcgccgccttcgccttttgCCAAGTCTGACACGGAAAGCTCGGATTCCTCCGAGGGAAAAAGTGGAGTCGAATCCCACAGAGACGACATTCGCCTTGCGCTGTTGGTGTGCGAAGAAGTGGTGCTTGCCCTctcgcttctgcttcttctgccgcgctTTGTTCTGCTGTGCGTGAGATACCACAAAGCTAAGGACGACGTACGTGAAGAGGAATTCGACGCAGCCCTAGGCTCCGGaaagccgcgccgcagcgcgtctgcCATGCTGCTCTTAGGGGCGCCCtgtgcggcggacgcgcctgGTTCAGACGGCCAGAGCAAACGATCGTGGGGAGGaaacgccgccggcggactCGACATGGAGGAAGGCAATAGGCCACAAACTCTCCTCGAAGAGGACCAAGACGACGTAGAAGTTGAACTCGTTGGGCGATATGAAGTGCGACAAAACAGGAACAACGACGGCTTCGAGTTCCG CTACGTTTACAGTGTGAAGCTCGTGACgctcagcgagcgcgagcaggTGTTTCGCCTCCGTCTGGGCGCCGTCCCCGTGCCTCCCCCGAAGGAACTCTGGACCAACGCGCAGATTCGGCTCGCCTCACCACCAGCCAAGCGCCTGGTCCGCTCGCTCACCGCCTTGCCGGTGCCGGAGGCGCTCTCGGAGATCGACGAACAAGAAAAGAAAATCCTCTCTGTGCTTCCTTCAACGGCCGCCACGGTCCTCTCAGCGCGATCCTGGAACGACTCACACGCCTTCCTGCCGGACCGCGCCTCAACCCTCCTG GGGAAACACTCGCTTCAGTCCGAGGCGATCTGCCTTCCGTTCGACAACCACCAGTCGTACTGGGCTCAGGAGAGCCACTACAAAGCCCGCCCGTCgactctgcgcggcttctcgcaCTTCGCCTCGCTGACCTCCACTTCTCCCCACCCGTACTCCGGGTCGCCCGTCCCGCCTTCGCAGTCGCACGCCtggcgagacgccggcggcaaggaggagcggctcgcgctgcttgACGGCAGCCACTCGGGCAtcagcggctcgccgtcAATCTCCTCGGCAActgccgacgaggccgcagcggcgccgccgcgcggcgcggaagaagcgcaTGAGAGCacgagcgaagacgcgagtCGAGAGGCCGAGCAGGGAGAAAAGGAGGTCGAAGACGGcccagacggcgacgcgtcgtGCAGCCGAAAGAGAAAGCGGTTTCGCGCTGGAAGCACTTCGTGCGCCCTCTCTCCGAGTGGGGCGACCGGGACCCTGGCGGAGCACATagagggcgagcgagcggaggaaggagacgagacCGAGACGAGCCCCGTcggggagacagaggaggcgcctaGCCGCCACCAGCTGCACGCGCTACCGCTCTGCAGGGACGACTTGCCCCGCCTCCACTCGACCGCAAGCGACTCGCCGTGCTTTTCCTTCACGCTCGTCTCCCCGCGCAGGGTGCGAGACGACGAGACGGCCGGTCTCGAGGAGGAAGTTCTGACGgtgtcgtcttcctccgtcgACGACCAGGAGCGCGAGCTGAGTCTCGGCTTCCTGGTGTCGCCGCGGGACGAGTCGCCGGACGTGGACGAAGACCTGGcactcggcggcgtcgcggacgccgagaagccCTCCGCCGTCGACATCTTCCTCAGACAGTTCGAGttggaggcgcggaaggctcAGCGCgactgcgcgacgcgccacAGCAGCGTGGGCTCGGTGTTTGGCGCCCCGGAGCCGCGGGGAGTGGACGCGGCAGCCAGCCCTCTGCCTGCCCtcgacgcctgcagctcggggcacgcggaggagactcTGCCCGCCCCCCTGTCACCCAGCTCTGCCAGCGTCTTCGCGCCGGTGCCGCAGACTGACGAGGAGAGCACGAGGACCTCCATTTCGCTTGGCGTTCcagccgaggagaagaaggaagaacaGCAGCGAGCGGAGCCGGAGCGTaagccgcgcgtcgctgccggcgcgagcgactcgcgcggacgctcgccgcacgcggaTCGCGAGCGGGGAAGACGGCCGCTTTCACTGGCGTCGCTggggcggaaggcgaaagccgacgcagccaggcgccgggcgcgctcgctctcccgAGACGCGGTCTCGCGCCCGCTctcgtctccgtctgcggccgcggggaCTTCTAGCCTGGCGACGCGCGTCATCGCCCAAGTCCGCGCggagcagctcgcgcgcgagagccagCAGGAGtcgacgggcgcggcgcggcggcggtctgtctcagcggagggcggcgacctgcccctgcgcgccgcctcgcgccccggCACGAACCACGCGGCCTACGAGGAGGCGTTTCGGCGCATCCTAGAGGGCTGCGCCATCGCGGTGGAGGAAGACGACTGGGCGTTTGCccgaggcgtcgcggagctccCAACGCGGACGAAAACCCTCCAGGAGGACGCCTTCCAGCTGAAGCCCGGCGCAGAGCCAAGCCACGACGATACAAGCCGCGGGCATCTCGCCCTGCTGTCCccggcgcccgacgcggcctcgccgccgtctctgtcgCCGGTCGGCGGCTCTCCAAGGGACGAGGAGTCGACCGCCAAAGCGGACGAAGAGGTGAGACAAGtaggcgcggcgaagggcctGCGCGACTCGCGCCAGAACGccgaaaaaggaaaaaactcgccgctggcgccgccctcctcccctctAGGCCGGAGGTCTGtagcctcctcggcgctctTCACCTTTGgcgcccgctcgcgctcgctctctgaCGACAGcctgggcgcctccgcgcctccgcgcctcgactCGCCGCCCCTCTCCCCTTTGGACTTCCAGCTGCCCtag